One window of Dermacentor andersoni chromosome 7, qqDerAnde1_hic_scaffold, whole genome shotgun sequence genomic DNA carries:
- the LOC126533680 gene encoding probable methylmalonate-semialdehyde/malonate-semialdehyde dehydrogenase [acylating], mitochondrial → MAARLCFAYRTALLQRFSVRGYASSSVPTTKMFINGEFVESKTTEWIDLMNPATNEPVTRVPVCTNDEMEAAVGAAKEAFKTWSQTSILTRQQSMFKLQNLIKENMKRIAANITEEQGKTLADAEGDVLRGLQVVEHACGVTSLQLGETLPSITKDMDTLSYRIPLGVCAGITPFNFPAMIPLWMFPLALVCGNTIVIKPSERDPGATMILMELLQQCGVPKGVVNVFHGTHESVRFICDHPDIRAISFVGSDTAGKFIYERGSKNGKRVQCNMGAKNHGVIMPDANKEYTLNQLTGAAFGAAGQRCMALSTAVFVGEAKNWIPELVERAKKLNVNAGHVPGADLGPVISPQAKKRICDLVESGAQEGAKIILDGRNIKVPGFEKGNFVGPTILTDVKPSMRCYREEIFGPVLLTLNVDTMDDAISLINSNPYGNGTAIFTTNGATARRYTQEIDVGQVGVNVPIPVPLPMFSFTGSRGSFLGDNNFYGKAGVNFYTQLKTVTQLWRTQDSTHTKAATAMPVMR, encoded by the exons ATGGCGGCGCGACTTTGCTTTGCCTACAGGACGGCG CTCCTGCAGAGGTTTTCCGTTCGTGGCTATGCGTCGTCTAGCGTG CCCACAACCAAGATGTTCATCAACGGAGAGTTCGTCGAGTCCAAGACGACCGAGTGGATTGATCTCATGAACCCG GCAACCAACGAACCCGTAACCCGTGTGCCAGTGTGTACGAATGATGAAATGGAAGCGGCCGTCGGTGCTGCAAAGGAGGCCTTCAAGACGTGGTCGCAGACGTCAATTTTGACGAGGCAGCAGTCCATGTTCAAGTTGCAGAATCTCATCAAGGAGAACATG AAACGAATTGCTGCAAACATCACAGAGGAGCAGGGAAAAACGTTGGCAGACGCTGAGGGAGATGTGCTTCGAGGCTTGC AGGTTGTCGAACATGCTTGTGGAGTTACTTCTCTACAGTTGGGCGAGACCTTGCCATCCATCACTAAAGACATGGACACACTCTCCTACCGCATTCCGCTTGGCGTCTGCGCTGGCATCACGCCGTTCAACTTTCCTGCCATGATCCCTTTGTGG ATGTTTCCTCTGGCCCTAGTCTGTGGAAACACAATCGTGATCAAGCCTTCAGAACGCGACCCTGGAGCCACGATGATTTTGATGGAGCTGCTCCAACAGTGCGGTGTGCCAAAAGGGGTGGTCAATGTCTTCCACGGAACACATGAAT CTGTCAGATTCATCTGTGACCACCCCGACATCAGAGCAATCTCGTTTGTGGGATCTGACACAGCT GGCAAGTTCATCTATGAACGAGGCTCGAAGAACGGCAAAAGGGTGCAGTGCAATATG GGAGCGAAGAACCACGGTGTGATCATGCCCGACGCAAACAAGGAGTACACGCTCAACCAGCTGACAGGCGCCGCCTTCGGTGCGGCCGGACAGAGGTGCATGGCACTGAGTACCGCCGTTTTTGTCGGAGAGGCCAAGAACTGGATCCCCGAGCTCGTGGAACGTGCGAAGAAGCTCAACGTGAACGCCGGCCATGTTCCGGGCGCCGACCTTGGCCCAGTCATTTCTCCACAAGCCAAGAAACGCATCTGTGACCTCGTCGAGAGCGGAGCGCAGGAAGGAGCGAAGATTATTCTGGACGGCCGCAACATTAAGGTGCCCGGCTTCGAGAAGGGCAACTTTGTGGGACCCACCATCCTTACAGACGTGAAG CCCAGTATGCGTTGCTACCGGGAGGAGATTTTTGGACCCGTGCTGCTGACCCTCAACGTGGACACAATGGACGACGCTATCTCTCTCATCAACTCCAACCCTTACGGCAACGGCACTGCCATATTCACCACGAATGGCGCCACTGCAAGACGGTATACCCAAGAGATTGACGTGGGACAG GTTGGTGTGAATGTGCCCATTCCTGTACCACTGCCCATGTTTTCTTTCACTGGATCCAGAGGCTCGTTTTTGGGTGACAACAACTTCTACGGCAAGGCT GGGGTCAATTTCTACACGCAACTGAAGACCGTGACCCAGCTCTGGCGTACGCAGGACTCGACGCACACAAAAGCGGCGACTGCCATGCCAGTGATGCGCTGA